TTCGTTAACAGCGAAAAACGGTTTGCAAGCTACAGATGATTTAGAAACCTATACTTTATTCAATAATCAAGGATTTAAGTACGTAGATGATAATCAAAAATTCTAAATCACGTTAAAATAATTAACAAAAAAGCGAATACTTGTCGCTTCTTCTATTTTATTATTCAATGTATTGTCGTATTTTCGCCACCTATTATAGAAATAACATTAAAATAAAACAATGGCAGTTTTAGGAGAAATTCGTAAAAAAACTTGGCTGATCTTCGTTGTAATCGGAGTTGCAATGTTAGCTTTCGTTGCAGGAGATTTATTCGGAGAGAATTCAAAGATTAGACAATTATTTACTGGAGATCCGTCTGTAGTAGGTACAGTAAACGGTGAATCTATTGGTATTGCAGAGTATCAAAATGCATACGATCAAACACAAAAGATGTATGAAAACCAAGGTCAATCTGCAACTCCAAATCAAATTGCTCAACAAACTTGGAATGGCTTAGTTAGTCAAAAAGTGTTGAAACAACATGCTGAAAAATTAGGTTTAAAAGTTTCTGATGACGAATTCTGGGGTTATGTTGCACAAAACTTTGGAATGGCATCTGGTGCTGAAGCACAGCAACAAATTGCACAGTTAGAAGCTAATGCCGCTGCAAGTCCAGAAGCTCAACAACAATACAGAGGTTGGTTGCAAACAGCAGAACAAATAAAATTACAAATTTTATCTCAAAAATATTTTGGATATGTAATGGCTGGTACAGCGGTTACAAACAAAGAAGCAGATATTCAACAAGGGTATAATGTGTCGAATGCAAACATTCAGTACGCGTTTGTAGATTACGCAACTTTATCTAAAAAATTAAATGTAAAAGTAACTGACGAAGAAATTTCTGCTTACGAAGCAAAATATCCGAAGTTATTTAAAGCAGAAGGTTTAGTAAAATTAAGCTATACATATTTTCCTGCTGGAGCCTCTTCTGCTGATGAAGCAGTTGCTTTAGAAAATATCAAAAAATATTTAGGTACTCAAATTATTCATGACGAAGTGAATAATGTCACAGATACTATTCAAGCTTTTAGTGCTGCAAAAAGTGATTCAGTTTATGTTACTCAAAATTCTGAGAAACCATTTATCCCGAATTTCTTTACAATAGCAGAATTAGAACAAGCGCAATTAGGTCCAGAAGCGACAAACTTCTTGAAAACTGCTGCGGTTGGACAAATTGGAGGTCCTTTCAAAGTTGGAAATACGTATCAATTGTACAAACTTTCTAAATCGAAAGAAGTAAAAGATTCTGTAAAATCAAGCCACATTTTAGTTGCTTACACAGGAAGCGCTGCTGGAAGTGGAGTGAAACGTACAAAAGATGAAGCAAAAAAATTAGCAGAAGGAATTTTAGCTGATGTAAAAGCTAATCCATCTTCTTTTGGTGAAGTTGCTGCAACAAAATCAGACGATAAATCATCTGCTATTCAAAAAGGAAGTATTGGTTGGGTTGGAAAGAATAATCAATTAGATCAATCGTACAACGGATTTATTTTTACAAAACCAGTTGGAACAGTTGATTTGGTAGAATCTCAGTTTGGTTTCCATATCATCAAAGTTGATGAAGCAAAGAATAAAACAGCTTATCAAGTTGCAAACATTGTAAAAACAATCGAGCCTTCTAAAGCGACAACAGAAAAAGCATTTACAAACGCAAGAACTTACGTTCAAAATGTAGAGAATAAATCACTAAATGATTTCAAGAACCTTGCAAAAAAAGGAGGTTATTTAAATAATACAACAGAGGGTATTGAGCGTTATGCTGCAATTGGACAAGACATTCCAAATGATCAAGATGCGGATATCTTAAAATGGGCTTTTGACAAGAAAACTGAAACAGGAGCAACAAACTTGTTTACATCTTCTACAGGAGATTACAT
This portion of the Empedobacter stercoris genome encodes:
- a CDS encoding peptidylprolyl isomerase, with the protein product MAVLGEIRKKTWLIFVVIGVAMLAFVAGDLFGENSKIRQLFTGDPSVVGTVNGESIGIAEYQNAYDQTQKMYENQGQSATPNQIAQQTWNGLVSQKVLKQHAEKLGLKVSDDEFWGYVAQNFGMASGAEAQQQIAQLEANAAASPEAQQQYRGWLQTAEQIKLQILSQKYFGYVMAGTAVTNKEADIQQGYNVSNANIQYAFVDYATLSKKLNVKVTDEEISAYEAKYPKLFKAEGLVKLSYTYFPAGASSADEAVALENIKKYLGTQIIHDEVNNVTDTIQAFSAAKSDSVYVTQNSEKPFIPNFFTIAELEQAQLGPEATNFLKTAAVGQIGGPFKVGNTYQLYKLSKSKEVKDSVKSSHILVAYTGSAAGSGVKRTKDEAKKLAEGILADVKANPSSFGEVAATKSDDKSSAIQKGSIGWVGKNNQLDQSYNGFIFTKPVGTVDLVESQFGFHIIKVDEAKNKTAYQVANIVKTIEPSKATTEKAFTNARTYVQNVENKSLNDFKNLAKKGGYLNNTTEGIERYAAIGQDIPNDQDADILKWAFDKKTETGATNLFTSSTGDYIVVHLVEKFDKGLAHPSVVRQYVEPILMQEKVAKLVDEQVANGGLNAFASKFGAKKGNATVNFSNSNLTGIGLEPKVVGAAFGVKPNQSSKAIAGNAGVFYIIPSNQQIQKNQKGSMILDNLNRQLQGRFQQTLLQSLIQAADVVDNRDRALR